Genomic segment of uncultured Desulfobacter sp.:
TTTCCGCAAGTTTTTAGTTTCGGAACGATGAACCCCTTTCGAGCCTTACCAAGATAAACGGTAAAACCCAAAAAGTCGAAGGTATCCTGCTTTTCACCACTTCTCATTTTCTGCTTTGAGAACGATACCGACTTAGTTTTGAGTTCGTTTAGCTTCAATCCAAATCTTTCGAGGCGTTTACCAAGAGCTTGTGTTATCCGCTTTGCATCATATTCAAGCTGGCAGCAGATCACCACGTCATCACAATAGCGGAACAGTTCCACACTTCCGTTACAATGCTGTTTTACGACGTTCATAAACCACACGTCAATTACATAATGGGCAAAGATATTCGCCAAAACGGGACTACAGGGACTACCTTGTGGTACACCCTCGTCACTGACTGTCAATTCTCTTTGAGTTAAGACTCCAGCTTTGAACATTCGGATGAGATACCGAATAAAACGCTCATCTTTAATCTTCAGCCTCAGTATGATTTCCAACTCTTTGTGGTTAATCAATCCAAAATAATTGGCGAGGTCAACGTCTATAACCGTCTGGATTTCGTTATGGTAGAGGTGCTGATTCAAGGCCTTGATTGCATCGTGACATCCCCTGCCTGGTCTGAATCCATAGGAGCATTCATAGAACAGGGGTTCATATATGCTTTCCAGAACCTTTTGGGTCATCATCTGTACCATTTTATCCTCGAGATTACCGATGCCCAATGGCCGCGTAGCACCAGGTTTTCCCTCCTTGGGAATCAACACCTGACGCACGGGTCCGGGTCGATAAGCCATCTTTCTCATGCGCTCAAGTAGATCTTCGAGATTGCTATCCAGTTCGGCTCCATATGCATCCTTATCTATGCCATCAATTCCAACGGCCTTCCTTCCATCAAGCTCGCTGAAACAACCCCTTAGAGATTCTTTGTTGAATAGGTGCATCAAATTATCAAACACCTTCTCGTCATCCCTTGAGGACAGCCAGGCTATTCTATTCAATTTTGTTTCCGTCAACATCTGAAACTCTGTTGGTTTCATAACGTGTCCTCTCATAGATCAATTTTACCCAGAGTCCTTCCCTCCCCAGGCGTTACCCCGGTTCAACAGTACTATGACTCATCTGACTTCCTGCCATCCATCTTGACCTCCTCGCCTTTACACTTGTCAGTCAATACTTTCCTCCTTGAAAGAGACGTCAGGATCTCCCACGTTCACCTATCTGCTTTGATTACATGCCATGCTCTCAGACCCCGGGAATGCTCCGAGTGCCTTCCCATAAACGACACATGGAATATTGCCTTCTGAATCATCGAAATCATCGGCCATTCCAACATACTCTTTTCGGGGCTCAATCACTTCAGCAAATGCTTACGGCCTGCAATCTCTCTGTCTACGCTTAACCTGTGCCGTTACCGACACAAGCCCAAGACTCGATACGGAATGCGCTGGGTCTACGCTTTTCCGGTGGAACTTTCATCCACGAGTAGTATAGGCGCCTCGTGGCGCACCGATGTTCGAGTTTTTTGAATTTGACAGCCAAACAATCCTTGATTAGAATCAGGCCACTTTTTTTCGGAAGCGCTCCAAAGATGGGGATGGCTTCATTTGAGGAAAAGTACGACTACTCATATGTTTTGTAGAAGGATTGAAAGGAATTATATTATCAATGCGTTCTTTTAACTTATGAAGCTTCTGTTCATTGATTTCGTTTCCACAGAAATCCTGGACAAATTGAACTAAAGCTTCTGTATGAATCCGCTGGGATAGGCTTCCCACACTCCATGCAGGAAGTTTGTTTTCCAGGCGGGCTTTCTGGTGATGATGGAAGAACAATGCATGATCTAACAGCAGGCTCAGGATCAAGGAACTCCGAGATCCATCTTCGCCTGTATGCTTGGTCAGCTTGCCCCATCCTTCATGACCTTTCCAGTCCTCAAAGAAAACCTCTATCAACCAGCGGAAGAAGTATGCTTGAACAATATCCAATGTTCTCCAACTCAAGTCAGAGGCTAACAAATAACGTGGTTTTTTCTCATCAGGATACTGAATGGCGATCACAAAACGCTTTGCATTGTGAGACGGCACATACAGGCGAGCCGATGAGATAAAAATTTCAATATCTTCTTTCCCTCGAACCGATACTTTTTGAGGTATCAGAGGATAAGATTCAAAAAACTTTTGTACTGAAATTATGCGGTTTTTAAACCGTACATTTTGATTATACTTCATTTTGGTGATGGTTTGAGCACCACCAAAGATAAGGGAACTGCCATCAACAAATTCAGCGTGCCCATAAAGACCGTCTGCCAAAATTGCTTTGATTTCAATGTCCGGATGTTTTTTATGAAATATGTTCAAAAGCTCAAGAGCCAATTGAACCTTCGTTGGGTATTCAGGATTCCTCTGTGGCTCCTTGGGCCGATTTTTCTTCGGTATTTTCTTTTTTTTAAGACGGTCATCTTTCTTTTTCCAGGCTTTCCACAATGGGTCCGGGTGATAAAATTCAAAGCCCACGGGAAAAGAAGCCACTGGTGTTACCAAAAATAGAAATACAATGCATTGCCCGTCTAAAAAACCGCCGGTGAGTTTGTCTTTAAGCTTGTGAACTTTAAATATTTTTTTTGTGGACTTTGATCGACCACGGTCTACATCGTCTATGCAAATAACCCCGTCCTTGATGCCATAATGCTTCAGAATATTACACGTACTCTGTTGCAGTAAGCGATCGAAGCTGATTTTTGAATTGCGGAACATCCAGGAAAGAGCTGAAAAACGGAATTTCCCCAAACTGATTCGTTCAAATCGTTTCCAGCAAATACTGTTGGTTAACAGAACACCACTTAAACAAAAGCTTAGCCACAGTTTTTGCTTTTTGGATAGCACATAATTGGGGTTCTTTTTCATCAATTCTTGATTTATGCATTCAAGATAGTTTTCAATAAAAGGCAGCGGTCGTTCGAGGAGCATCTCTATCATGAATTTTGTTAAAAGTTCATACCAAAAATTCAACTTCTTTAGCACATTTTTATGTCAACCTCAAAAAACTCGAACATCGAGTTTCAGACTCATTTGGGCCAAATTTAGAATTGCTGCTTACCCAAAATAGGCGATTGGGTTTTCCTTTTTGATCGTTGATTTCGAAGAAGCTTTAAAAAAACCTGAATTTTAGAGAGAGGCTTCGTTCAAGATTAATGTAAATTGATGGATTGATAGTTCAATTGATCTGGACATATACCGGATCCAGTTGGCCATTTTCATCCAATCGTTCAATCTGAATGATGGTTGGATTCATCTCTGTGGAAATATGGACAAGGGCATTTATCAACTCTTTACGGCTCGTGACGGGCGTCCCGTTAACCGCCGTAATCCGGTCCCCCGACGCTATACCGATCTGGCTGAATGCAGAATCTTCAGATACCCGGGTTACCTGAATACCCGCTCCAAATGGGGGGGCTGTTTCAGAAGTTATACGAACCTGTTGAACATCTATCTGTTTCGAAAGGGTGTCGGGATTTGAAAAATACTTTTCATACCATTTTTTGTCAGCCCGGTTCATGTGACTGTCCGCGTTGTTGGTGTCTTGGGGGCGGGCTTTGTATATGGTGGGGACTTTTGTACCGATCAGCAGCAATTCTTTGGGCACCACACTACTATCGTCGAGTTTTCTAAAAGTCAGTACATAATTTCGACGGAGAAGAAGCTGTTTCAGGCAGGTCTCAAGATCTTTTGATTTCAGATCGAAGGTGACGACCTCGTCTACTGAATCTTTAATAATGAGATCAAATCCGATTTTATCCGCCAATTTTTTTAGCACATCAATAAACGGCGCGTTATCGGCTGATACGTCAACGGTATTGTCATTGATTGTGATATGTATCCGGGATGCATGGTTTGCATCAACACCCGCGAAGGACAATATAGCCGAAAACAGACAAACAAAAAGAATGGTTGAACTGGAGACCGTTCGTATCTTCACCATTTTTCACCTCATGCCTAAATGGACGACGTCCTTTGAAAAAAAATCCGGCAGCCCGTTCAAAGGCTGCCGGAGGGTTATGGTTTTATTTTATAATAACGCCCCTATGCACATTATCTTGTTGTTCTTACTCTTACCGAAGGCGTGGCAAAAGCGGCATTGGATCCGCATCCGTCACTGGTGACAACCCGGTAGTAATATGTCGTACCGGTCGTCAGGCCTGTGTCAAGATAGGTAGCATAGGTTGTAACGTGATCTTCGGCAATCAGCTCAAAGGGGCCGTTCGGACCTGTTTCACTACGGTATACATCGTAGCTGGCCGCTCCAGTATGGAGCCATGTCAGCTGAATTTTATCCAGCTTTGCCCTGGCGGCAAGGTCGCAGATGCACCCTTCATAAACGGTCATTGATGAAAAGTCCTCGTCGGTCAGGTCAGACTGACCGCTTCCAGGAAATGCAGATGCCGTGTTGTCGGTGACCCTGAGGCCGATATTGACAACCCCGGGCGTCAAGCCAGTAGTGTCACTGATAATAGCAGTTTCCCCGGATGCGCTTGTATAGTCAAAAGGAGCACCATCAATATCCCAATCCCAGGCCGTAATGGTGTCATCCGGGCAATCTGCACACCCGGTCTCATGTATGCCCTCGTTAGGATCAAAGGCCCCGCTGCCGTCCAAAGTAAGACTGTCGCCGGCACAGGTTGAAACCATGTACGGGCCCCCGGCATCCGCCACAGGCGGATGGGGCGGATTTGAAACTTCAATATCCCTTGTAGCTGTAGCCGTCAACCCCTCATCGTCGGTGACCCGGAGAGTAACCGGATATGTGCAGGGCAGACTTGAACATGCGAATGCGTGATTCGCTTCCGAGGGTGTTGTTGTGGATTCGTCATAAACACCGTCTGCATCCCAATCCCATTCAAACAGCACCAGGTCGCCGATATCTTTGCCGGTTTCCGAATGATCTGAACAGGCGGGATCAAACATGATGGGGATGTTCGGATAGCTGGGGTTGGGGTTGGCATCAAAACAGGCGATGGGAGCAGCTTTGAATAGGGCCGGCTTGAGTATGATGATATTCCAGGCTGAGCCTAAAGGGCCGGTACTTGTATAGTTATTATACCAGCTCCCATTGGAATTTTGAACATCAACAATCTGCTGCGCCAGGCCCGTGTAACTACCCGAACCATTATACCAGTCAAAGGAGGTGCCACTTGTTGTAGTCACTCGCTCCACCGCATTTGGTGACGCTGTCCGCATGGCCTTGGTAAAGGAATACCACCCGTATTGCTGATTACCTAAAAAAGTACTCCAGCGGTCTGCTATGAATCTCTCGGCATTAATCCACCGGGTGTCCCGCTCGTCATCAATAGTAGACGGGTCGTCATACCCCACATACCCATCCATGTTTAGCTGCACCATTCCGGAGGGTGTTGTGCCGTAGCCGTAGCCTGAATAGGTATAACCAAAGCCGTAGTTGCTGTCACTGTAGTTCAACCAGATATTGTTTTCGGTTTTGACCCAGTCCGGTACAACGCAATTCCAGGGGGATTCCTGGGCGGGAATCATACCGATGGCCGCCCACTGGGCGGCTGAATTGTCTGACCCAGAGTTCCAGGAGTATCTCCATCCGCCGCGATAACTGCCGGAATCCACCTGCCCCCAGGCATACATGTCACACATGTCCTGTAGAAGTTCCCCGTAAGTCCAGGTAGTTCCGCGGCCCGTGAAATCCCGACCGGTATCTTCTCCGGGTTGAACTCCCGAGGCGATGATGGCATCCATGACCTGTCCACCTTCGTAGATTGGCTGATAACCAGAATCGCGCACTTCAATACCATAGCCGTTACCATTTGTATCGGGATTACCTGAGCTTTGTATTCCGATGGCAGTGGCTTTTAGCATCGGGTATGAGCTATTGTAATATAGCCCTGGATCAGCCACTTCAACCCCAATTGGACGGATTCCACATAGGGATCTTCGTTGGTATCGCCATTTATCTTATGATTGTTGATGGCGAAAGCTTGAATGGCTGAGGCCGTCGGGCTGGCATAATAGGAGCTATAATTCCAAACCAGAAAAGTTGACGAGTCAAACGTATGAAAGTACGAATTACTATAGTTAGTCGTATACAAATACCACAACCCGTTATCAATGGCGATATTCACCCTGGCGTTAAGGCTGTCCGATTGAATCTTCACAAGAAAAGTGTCACTGACCGCATTGGCCATGGACGCGTCGACAGCATCCACCTGGAGTATTGCCGTAAAAGGTGTCTCTTCTGCACCAGTATAGGCCTTGTCAATCGAAACACTGTATTTCGTATTTCCGCTAAGGGTACTGACAGCGGATTCAGTGCCGTCACCGTAAACCCACTTGTACCAGATCTCGTTGATGTCGGTGGTTGTAATGACCCCCTTGAGTCGGACGGATTCGCCGCTGATGGCCGTATGGAATTTTGCCGGATCACCCTGCCAGACGATACAGCGAACAGTGTCAACTGCTGCATAAGCGGAAACGGCCGTCATTAAAAAGACGGCAATTGTTGCAAAAACTACAAAGCGTTCTTTAAACATTGCTACTCCCCTCCACAAGAATCAAAAATTTATACCAATGTTAATAGATTGTTTTTATGGTCTCATATTTTTCCGAATCACAAGGCCATGGGTATTTGCAACATCTGATTAATTTTGCCTGCGCCCGACACGGGCAAGTCCAATAAGGCCCACACCGAACAAAATTATGGTGGCGGGTTCGGGAACCGCTCCGCCGCCGCCACCACCGGAGATGTCAAGCGTACTGTAAAAATAGATGGTATCCCCGCTGTCTGAATCAGTCTGCGCCAAATAAAACCCGGCATAATCCGCAGCTATTGTCTCGCTCAGGATAAACTCAATTACGGCCTCGTCATCTACATCAAGTGTAAAATCCCAGGCCATGGCCATGGAAACATCATCAATGACAGTATCTGGAACACTATTTGTGGTGTCGAGTAGACTGGCTGAAAAATTATCATAGATATCACCTATGATGCCCCCATATCCGGGCTCGTCAATTTCCCAGGTTTGACCGTCAGTCGCCGTGCCTGATATAGAACCAATTTCGTTAAAATAAGTATTTCCGTCTTCAACCATTTCGTGGTCAAAAAATCCACCCACGTAATGGTTCCCTGTACCGGTGACAGTTATGGAAACTGTGCCAAGGCCTGTGGCGGTGTTAAAATCATCAAGATTCACATTAGCCGGCGTAGGGTCAATTTTTGTGGATACCGTACCGTTAATGTTGAACGCATAGTCTTCCAGGTTTATGATTGCGGCCGTACTACCGGTCTGGGCGAACACCAGAGCCGTTAAAAATACTACAAACGTCAAAATTAACTTTTTCATTTGATTGGTCTACCTCCTCAATTAATAATCAATGTTACTGAACCTCTTTAAACCCCAGTTTAAAGAGACCTATAAACTAAATCACAGCGCTCCCTTGCAAAATGCACAAAATATACCAACAACTTGTATAAAAACTGACAACACACTTAGATTCAATGTGTTATGATAAATTTTTAAAAATAAGCAAACAAAGGAGAACGAGGCTTACCGAAAGACTTAGAATTATATATTTTTTTCCATGTTTTATGTAAAATAAGTACACATGTGAAATCTTGTGCGTCTAAGATCAGGCCTAAAACCGTAAGACACAAGATCAGAAACAAATATTCCTCTTTTCTGAATCAAAACCACCAGAAAATGTAAATCAAGTGCTCTATGTAATTTTTTTTAGGTTTTTATATAAAAAATTTCATGCTTATATCCATTTTTTTTCCGATTAGAACACCACCTGCTCATTTTTTAACACTTATCTAAATCTAATTTGACAAATCAGGAACGATAACATACTGAGTTTTTATATTTTTACAAAACAATATTTTGAGGCAAATCGTTTTGCCATTTTTTATACATAAAATGGTGTGTTTTGTGCAGTGGGCAATATCGATAACCAGTATTTTGGGTGAAACGCCTTTCGGCCCCCATATATTGGCCATGTCCTTTCCATGACGTTTTACCGTTTGGATCTGATGCTGTGGCCAATAAAGCTGTTAACATTGACATTACGACTACTTACCAACCCCACAAGATATAAATCAAAGCCTCAGCAAGAGATTTGATTGAAGGGATTGTTACTAATCCACTAACAGACAGCCCGGCAACAGTTATTTTACAATTACTTTAAGGATTACTTAATTAAGAAAAAGGGAACAGAGCAACCTGTTCGACATCAAATGGAGGCCACATGAAAACGAGTAAGCTTTGGTACCGATTCATTGCAAAACTTCTTATCTATCTTATGATCATTCAGAGCTTTCCCTATTGGCAGCTCAGTGAACTTTATTCCTGGGAATACAAACCCGAACGTGCCAAACGCATTATCGAGTTCATTGGCTCGGCGCTCAGCCCGTCTGAAGCATCAGCCGCCCCCCCCCAAGTTATCTGTGTTCCACAACTGCCCACAGATCTTCTGGTCCCCCATGATACCTGGCCTGATGAATCCGTCATATTAAAAGGTATTGCCCGGGATGCAGACGACAATTTATCCGGGGGCACCTATTACTGGGATTTTGGTGACGGCACACAATCCGCCGTCCAGACCATTTCCAATGCAGACAATCTGGCGACCACCCATACCTATGCGGATGACGCAGGAACCCTTATTGTTGCCCGCTTGCATGTAACCGATGCTGCCGGAGAGACCGCTTCGGATGACTACAGGGTGCAGGTCAAGGCCAAAACCTTAGATGTGGAGGTAAACAAGGCCATCGACGACGGGTTGTGGTGGCTTTACACCAACAAGGAGAAATACAACAGCTACTATCGCTGGAACAACGTACGTTACGGAAACCACTACAACAACTCCACCGCTTCAGCTGTCCAGGCGTTTGAAATCAATGGCCATTTAGAAACCGGAGATCCCGATGAAGATCCCTATGTGGACGCTGTAATAGGCGGCATAGATTATTTGTTTTCCCAAATGTCCTCCGTAAATATCGGGGTCCAAACCTATGGAGACCCTGACGCCAACAATAACGGTATCGGCATCACAGTGAGCGGAAGCCGGCAGATCTACGAACTTGGGGCCGTGATGGATGCATTGGTGGCCTCCGGCACGCCGGATGCTGTCGCCCCTGTGGGCGGCGCCAATATTGTGGGTCGACGTTACCAGGACATTGTCCAGGACATGTGCGACATGTATGCATGGGGGCAGTCCGACCACGCCACTGTTGGAGGGGGATGGCGATACAACTGGGGGGACTCGCCGGACAACTCAGCCTCTCAATGGGCCGCCATCGGCATGATCGCAGCCGAGCAGCACTTTGGCTGCACTGTTCCCCAATGGGTCAAGGACCGAAACAATGTCTGGCTGGACTACAGTGATAACAGCAGCGGGTTCGGCTACACCGGCACCGGTAGTACCACCTTTTCCACAATTGCCTCCGGTATGGTGCAATTAGCCTTTGACGGCTTTGATGATACCGATTCTCGCTGGCAAACTGCCGAGAACTATGTAGACAACAACTGGGGTTCATTTATCTCTGTTTCACGTAACAACAGGTATTACTCATATTACTCCTTCACAAAAGCCATGCGCCTGGCTGAACCCCAGGAGGTAACCCATCTGCCCAGCGGCCTGGATTGGTACGGTGACGAGACGCAGGGGCTGGCCCGCATCCTGGTGGACCGTCAGAATACAAACGGCGACTGGGCATATGACGGTTGGCCTTATGTGGGAGAGCGCACGGCAGCGGCCTGGAACATCATCATCCTAACCCGGACCCTGTTTGAGAAGCCGCCGGTGGCCATGATTGATGCCGAGCCTAACCCCGGGGCCGTGGGCCAGCATATCCTTTTGGACGCTTCCGGATCCTACCACGTGGACCCGGCCAAGAGCATCGTCTCATATTTGTGGGACTTTGATGCATCCGACGGCGTGGATTTTGAAAACCCCGACGCCACCGGTATCACCGCCGAAGCGGCTTACGGCGCACTGGGATCATATACCGTCAACCTGAAGGTGGTGGATGACAGCACACCGGAACGGTTTGACACAACGACCCTCTCCCTGGCGATCACCATCCCGCCCCATCCCCCCACTGCAGTGATTGAGGGACCGTATATTGCCGTTGTCGGTGAAGATTTGCAACTGGATGGATCGGGATCATATGATGTAGATGAGCCCGAAGGTGATGCCATAAGCGCCTGGGATTGGGAAACCGATTTTGTCGCACCCTATGATTTTGATGAAGCCAACGGCGAAGTCGTTACGATCGGCGGCTTCAGCCAGGCGGGGAATTATGACATCGCCCTGCGGGTTACGGACAACACGGCCACTGTCTTTCCCCAGACCGGATCACCCGACCTGACCCATATGGACTATGGCCAGGTCACCGTTTTTAATCCCGGCGTTACAGACCTTGCCGCCCGGCCCAAGGCAACCAAATGTCAGTTGACCTGGACCGATGTCGGGGCCGCACCCTATGAAGTGCTGCGCTCGTCGGCCGGCCCCAACCACGGTTTCGAGCTGATCGGCAGCACGGACTCCACCTATTCCACCTTTCTCGACTATAATGTGGAACTATTCACGGATTACTGGTACCGGATCCGATGCGTGCACAATGGTGAAACCACACTTTCGGGCCCCGTACATGTAAATTCCCAGGGTCGCATCCGCAACCTGCCGCCGACCATCACCAGTTCTCCCGTGGTCGATGCCCAGGAAGGGCAGGTGTTCAATTATGCTGTCCAAGCCGATGATCCGGAGGGCACCGCCCTGACATTTTATCTGGACCAGGCTCCCAACGGCATGACCATCGACGCTGACGGCGGTCTGATTACCTGGACCCCGGCTTTTGCCGATGTAGGGCTGACGGATGTTACCGTTCGGGTCGAAGACGCCGGCAGAGCTTCGGCCAGCCAGTTCTTTCAGATCACGGTGCAGCCGCGGCCCAATACCGCCCCGATACCTGAACACGGCGGCCCATACCAAGGACTGATCAATACGGCCGTCTCCTTTGATGCAAGCGGCACATCCGACCCGGAGGGTGACTCCATTACCTCTTTTCACTGGAATTTTGGTGATGGTACAGAAGGCTACGGCCAGACGATCGCCCACACCTATACAGCCACGGGCACCTACACGGTCACTCTGTATGTCACCGACGACCGTGGGGCCACGGCCTCTGCCGAGACCGTTTGCCAGATCGAATCGCCCAACCGGCCGCCTGTTGCGGTTATCACAGGCCCGGACACCGGAGAGGCTGACGTGCCCATGGCCTTTACCGCCCTTGACTCATCAGATCCGGACAGCGACCCCCTGACCTACACCTGGAATTTTGGGGACAGCACACCGGCAGAAACCGGTAATACGGTTCTGCATACATATGAAACGGCCGGAACCTATACCGTTAGTTTGAGTGCGGCCGATGGCAGAGGAGGCCTGGATACAGCAGAACTGGAAGTCGTGATCAGCGAACCCAATCAGGCCCCGGAAGCAGCTTTTACGGTCAGCGGTGATTTAACCCGTCTTGCAACCGTCACATTCGACGGCTCCGCGTCTTCAGATCCCGAAGGGGAGCCCATTGCGTCTTATAATTGGGATTTCGGGGACGGAACAACTACCACAGGTGCCATCGTCACCCATGGTTACGATGCGGCGGGCGACTACACCGCCACCCTCACGGTCACTGATGATAAGGGAGCTGCCGGAACCCACCAACAATTCATCACTATCCTGCCAATCATGGTTACCGTGCCTGACGTGACAGGTGCCGGTCAGACGGAAGCGGAAAGCGCCATCTCGACAGCCTCACTTACCGTTGGTGGTATCGACACGGTTCACCATGCGACAGTGCCTACAGGTCAGGTAATAGCTCAAGTACCCGTTTCCGGAACCGTCGTTGCCGAAAACAGCTCCGTTTCCCTGACCATCTCACTGGGTCCCGTGATGGTTTCGGTTCCCAATGTCGTGGGGGTGCCCCAGACAGATGCCGAAAACCTGATTGCGGCCGGTAATCTTAAGTTAGGCAGCGTAACCACTGCCACAAGTGACACGGTTCCCACCGGTTCGGTGATTAGTCAGAATCCGGCGGCGGGAATATCCGTTGCCGAAAACAGCCTTGTCAGTATCGTTATTTC
This window contains:
- a CDS encoding reverse transcriptase domain-containing protein; translated protein: MKPTEFQMLTETKLNRIAWLSSRDDEKVFDNLMHLFNKESLRGCFSELDGRKAVGIDGIDKDAYGAELDSNLEDLLERMRKMAYRPGPVRQVLIPKEGKPGATRPLGIGNLEDKMVQMMTQKVLESIYEPLFYECSYGFRPGRGCHDAIKALNQHLYHNEIQTVIDVDLANYFGLINHKELEIILRLKIKDERFIRYLIRMFKAGVLTQRELTVSDEGVPQGSPCSPVLANIFAHYVIDVWFMNVVKQHCNGSVELFRYCDDVVICCQLEYDAKRITQALGKRLERFGLKLNELKTKSVSFSKQKMRSGEKQDTFDFLGFTVYLGKARKGFIVPKLKTCGKRFRSKLKQIGAWARSVKDRFDLKEIWRRFCSKMMGHIRYYGVSNNGKWLSQFRNYAVLIMFKWLNRRSQRKSFNWEKFKLFLEAFPPPKVRIYHTLF
- a CDS encoding transposase, whose amino-acid sequence is MLKKLNFWYELLTKFMIEMLLERPLPFIENYLECINQELMKKNPNYVLSKKQKLWLSFCLSGVLLTNSICWKRFERISLGKFRFSALSWMFRNSKISFDRLLQQSTCNILKHYGIKDGVICIDDVDRGRSKSTKKIFKVHKLKDKLTGGFLDGQCIVFLFLVTPVASFPVGFEFYHPDPLWKAWKKKDDRLKKKKIPKKNRPKEPQRNPEYPTKVQLALELLNIFHKKHPDIEIKAILADGLYGHAEFVDGSSLIFGGAQTITKMKYNQNVRFKNRIISVQKFFESYPLIPQKVSVRGKEDIEIFISSARLYVPSHNAKRFVIAIQYPDEKKPRYLLASDLSWRTLDIVQAYFFRWLIEVFFEDWKGHEGWGKLTKHTGEDGSRSSLILSLLLDHALFFHHHQKARLENKLPAWSVGSLSQRIHTEALVQFVQDFCGNEINEQKLHKLKERIDNIIPFNPSTKHMSSRTFPQMKPSPSLERFRKKVA
- a CDS encoding PDZ domain-containing protein is translated as MVKIRTVSSSTILFVCLFSAILSFAGVDANHASRIHITINDNTVDVSADNAPFIDVLKKLADKIGFDLIIKDSVDEVVTFDLKSKDLETCLKQLLLRRNYVLTFRKLDDSSVVPKELLLIGTKVPTIYKARPQDTNNADSHMNRADKKWYEKYFSNPDTLSKQIDVQQVRITSETAPPFGAGIQVTRVSEDSAFSQIGIASGDRITAVNGTPVTSRKELINALVHISTEMNPTIIQIERLDENGQLDPVYVQIN
- a CDS encoding PEP-CTERM sorting domain-containing protein, which encodes MKKLILTFVVFLTALVFAQTGSTAAIINLEDYAFNINGTVSTKIDPTPANVNLDDFNTATGLGTVSITVTGTGNHYVGGFFDHEMVEDGNTYFNEIGSISGTATDGQTWEIDEPGYGGIIGDIYDNFSASLLDTTNSVPDTVIDDVSMAMAWDFTLDVDDEAVIEFILSETIAADYAGFYLAQTDSDSGDTIYFYSTLDISGGGGGGAVPEPATIILFGVGLIGLARVGRRQN